A region of the Candidatus Anstonellales archaeon genome:
TTCGATGAGATTAGATGTAGTATGTGTTGGTCACATTCTTTATGATGTGAGGTGCTACGTTGAAGAGCTTCCAAAACCGGACAAGACATCAATAATAAGAGCACCTATTGAAGCATCGGGAGGAGGTAGTGCGGCAAATGTAGCAGTAAATTGCGCAATGCTTGGTTTAAAGACAGGGGTAGTAGGTAACATAGGAGATGACTATAACGGAAAATTTCTTCTCTCAAATTTTCGGAGGTTTGGCATTAACACTTCAGAAATAAGGAAGTTTGCAGGTTCTACTGGAATGGCTATTGTGCTCATTGACAAATCTGCTGAAGTTGAAGTGATTGAGAGTATAGGAGTATGTGAAAGAAGGAGAGGAATAGATGAGGACTACCTGAAAAATACAAACTTTGTCCATATGACTGGAACAGACTTACGCCTTTTAAAGCGAACAAGCGATATTGCAAGAATACAAAAAAAAGTTGTGTTATTTGATCCTGGAAGAAGCCGTGCAAAGGAGGGCGAGTATAAACTCTCAAAGATACTAAAAAATACAAATTATCTGTTTGCAAACAAGAATGAGATATTGCTTATAGGAGGAGGGAGCGACCCAAAAGTTACTGCAAGAGAAATAGCAGACAAGTATGGTCTTGCATGTATATTAAAATCCGGCGCAGATGAAGTCTTTTTTACTTCCAGTCGCTCTGAATTCTCAATCAAGCCTCCAAGAGTAAAGCCTGTTGATACGATTGGTGCTGGAGATGCATTTTCTGCAGGGTTTATATGTGGACTAAAAGAAGGAAAGACTATGCGGGATTGTGTAAAATTGGGAATATGGGCAGCCGTCCAAAAAATAATTTATAAGGGAGCGCAATCGGCGATAAATCGCCAATGGATAAAAAGGTATGGGAAGGTATAATGCATAGAAGGAATAATAACAACTCAACACCTAGGAGTTTATTCTGACTTTTCTTGGTCC
Encoded here:
- a CDS encoding carbohydrate kinase family protein, with the protein product MRLDVVCVGHILYDVRCYVEELPKPDKTSIIRAPIEASGGGSAANVAVNCAMLGLKTGVVGNIGDDYNGKFLLSNFRRFGINTSEIRKFAGSTGMAIVLIDKSAEVEVIESIGVCERRRGIDEDYLKNTNFVHMTGTDLRLLKRTSDIARIQKKVVLFDPGRSRAKEGEYKLSKILKNTNYLFANKNEILLIGGGSDPKVTAREIADKYGLACILKSGADEVFFTSSRSEFSIKPPRVKPVDTIGAGDAFSAGFICGLKEGKTMRDCVKLGIWAAVQKIIYKGAQSAINRQWIKRYGKV